A genomic region of Roseofilum capinflatum BLCC-M114 contains the following coding sequences:
- a CDS encoding glycosyltransferase family 61 protein, with the protein MFDVLPRLELLRLSGINFNDIDYFIFSSYHLPFQIQTLSQLGIPEHKIITNREFTHIIADNLIVPSWPSQPGEMPKWVCQFLRNTFLPANNSQPSDAPQKLYISRAKSRHRKVINEDQLVEKLEKIGFQSVILETKSMEEQAQLFASAHQIVAPHGAGLSNLVFCSPGTQVIEFFSPNYVETHYWVLSNEIDLDYHYLMGEGKQPKEYEDLHWIWDNVNLKMDEVFQLINLPQKL; encoded by the coding sequence ATGTTTGATGTCCTCCCTCGCCTCGAACTGCTGCGACTGAGTGGTATTAACTTCAACGATATTGATTATTTTATTTTTTCCAGCTATCATTTACCCTTTCAGATTCAAACCCTATCCCAATTAGGCATTCCCGAACATAAAATCATCACCAATCGTGAATTTACCCATATTATAGCAGACAACCTCATCGTTCCCTCCTGGCCCAGTCAGCCAGGAGAAATGCCTAAATGGGTCTGTCAATTCCTAAGAAACACTTTTTTACCAGCAAATAATTCTCAGCCATCAGATGCTCCCCAAAAACTCTATATTAGTCGCGCAAAATCCAGACACCGAAAAGTAATTAACGAAGATCAATTAGTAGAAAAATTAGAAAAAATTGGCTTTCAATCAGTTATACTAGAAACAAAGTCAATGGAAGAACAAGCCCAGCTTTTTGCTTCGGCTCATCAAATTGTTGCTCCTCACGGAGCCGGACTCAGTAACTTAGTGTTCTGTTCGCCCGGTACTCAAGTGATTGAGTTTTTTTCTCCCAACTATGTAGAAACCCACTACTGGGTTCTGAGTAATGAAATTGATCTAGATTATCATTATTTGATGGGAGAAGGGAAACAACCCAAGGAATATGAAGATCTGCACTGGATCTGGGATAATGTAAATCTTAAGATGGATGAAGTTTTTCAGTTGATAAATCTACCTCAGAAGTTGTAA